In a single window of the Subtercola sp. PAMC28395 genome:
- a CDS encoding helix-turn-helix domain-containing protein, which yields MPINSVILSSRIAEARTEAGLTQADLAGQIGLARSAVAKIETGLRGVSALELSQIASAVGQRVEWLLTDGPAAVVAHRIRRDADSSVASIDRELERLARDVEFLAEQSSSFHLPAREPWSVPQSFSDADNLAARARDELNLEKGAPALRLAETFGGLGLLVFVKDLGIDSADGGTVLLSQGGLSLINGTSHLGRRRLTAAHELAHYLVADDFVIDWRVAEGAESGRTEAFFDRFARALLLPEEGLGRYWLTALADGLRAAAVRTASHFQVDMATLARRLHETGIIDREEAGRIREVRTTRADIVDYDLIVPYELEKPTLPRSYERGVLALYRGERISAERALDLLHSTYALEDLPELSPAREDELWSILN from the coding sequence ATGCCGATCAATTCAGTCATTTTGAGTTCCCGTATAGCGGAGGCACGCACCGAGGCAGGTCTGACTCAGGCGGACCTCGCCGGGCAAATTGGTCTAGCACGTTCAGCTGTGGCGAAGATCGAGACTGGATTGCGCGGCGTCTCCGCTCTTGAGCTGTCTCAGATCGCGTCGGCAGTTGGTCAGCGTGTGGAGTGGCTACTGACGGACGGGCCAGCGGCGGTCGTGGCCCACCGCATTCGCCGGGATGCTGATTCATCAGTTGCGTCCATCGATCGGGAACTTGAACGTCTCGCCCGAGATGTCGAGTTCTTAGCCGAGCAGAGTTCGTCCTTTCATCTCCCCGCGCGGGAGCCGTGGAGTGTTCCCCAGTCTTTTTCCGACGCTGACAATCTCGCCGCTCGCGCGCGCGATGAACTCAACCTCGAAAAGGGTGCGCCGGCGCTTCGGCTGGCGGAAACGTTCGGTGGGCTGGGGCTCCTGGTATTCGTGAAGGATCTGGGCATTGACTCCGCGGATGGCGGGACTGTGCTACTCAGTCAGGGCGGATTGTCGCTCATCAATGGAACCAGCCACCTAGGTCGCCGCCGCCTCACCGCCGCCCACGAACTGGCCCACTACCTCGTCGCGGATGACTTTGTCATTGACTGGCGAGTGGCAGAAGGCGCAGAAAGCGGGCGCACCGAGGCATTCTTCGATCGATTTGCGCGGGCACTATTACTTCCAGAAGAAGGCCTTGGCCGGTACTGGCTGACGGCACTAGCGGACGGTCTTCGTGCCGCTGCTGTGAGGACCGCGAGCCACTTCCAGGTGGACATGGCCACCCTGGCTCGACGATTGCACGAAACAGGGATCATCGATCGAGAAGAAGCGGGTCGAATCAGGGAGGTCCGAACCACGCGAGCCGACATCGTCGATTACGACCTGATTGTGCCGTATGAATTGGAGAAGCCGACGCTGCCGCGCTCGTACGAGCGCGGCGTATTAGCCCTCTACCGTGGCGAGCGGATTAGCGCAGAACGGGCGCTTGACCTTCTTCACTCGACGTACGCGCTGGAAGACCTGCCCGAGCTGTCCCCTGCCCGCGAGGACGAGCTATGGTCGATCCTCAATTGA